The genome window ACACCATTCTGAAATCTTTGTGAACACCTACTCCCTGACCCAGCAGTTCTATTCTTACATCATTCACTTAAGAACAATGTCCACAATACTTGTAGTACTGTATAATAATGCAGTAACAGTAGTTCTACCcttaatagccaaaaactggaaacaatcaaaTATTCATGGCAGGAGACTGAAGACAAAGTATATGCATTCAAACAGTGGAATATTAATTggcaataaataaatgtaaaatgaaatgcTCTATCAAATATTATACTGAGCTGTCTTACAGAAGAATATACAAGATCCCACTTAAAAGAAGTTCAAAAGCAGTCCAAGCTAATCTATGCTGGAAAAATAACCAAAattgaacaaaacaaataaattttaagatatgaaaattattttattttgataggGATGAGATTGTACTGGTTCTTAAAGGGAATCAATCAATCACCTGGGGAAATTTATCTAACATAAGCCTATCTAAACATCAGCTTTGAACACAGTCTGATGGAGTGGGACATTAACTATGGCATTTTGAAAAGCTCCCTAGCCCCTCCCTACAGGTGGATGAAGAACACCCATTAACGTCATAACCCACCAAATGTCCGAAATTATATTTACATGTGATAGTATCTGATGAACTCATCTTCAAACTAATTAGAATTATTTACTAACAGAAAACTATAAACTTTGTAACTTACCTCCAGAGGAAAACTTATCATTTTCAACAACTTTCTTTGCAACGATATTAACTGCAAGTgtaaatgcagaagacacaaagtAGCTTCCAGGTTCAGAAATTATCTTGATGCCAGATCCTTCAGGAAAGTAGACATCCAGCAAAGGGCTGATAACATGATTAACCTATGGGTTTTAAAACCCACATTATGGTTTTAATATTGGATTAGATAATTCACATTAAAAGATTGACAGCAattaaatttttaaggaaaattaagtGGCTGAACTATAGACTATGAAGCTTAGAAATAAAGCAGGCTTTCAAGTCATCGAAGTTGTTTTTCTAACTATCAGAATggcattaatttaaaaagttataatcCCAGTGGCAAATGGCTCCTGGTGATTGAAGAGTCATTGTTTCTATATTCAAGTCACTAGGGATGAAGGAGCAAAATTTCAAATCAGTTTCTATACCGGAGGAAGGTGAGAACTGATGTGTATCTGGACAAAACAGTTCAAGCTCTTTAAGTGATGAATGAATTAATCGTTGTCATCAagcactgaacacacacatattccaTGATAAAATTATGCTACAGAGTTTAAACTTTTCTAAGGTCTTCTATTACCTATTCATTTGCTTACAAATTTTATACAATGTTACAGCTTTAGTTGCTGCTCTAAAAACTCTAGTCTACAAATCTACCATGTAAGTAGAAAAGAATGAGAGATTAGTCCAGTATGTCCATACACTGAACAATGTTTACCTCTTCCAATTGAAATTCAGTTCCTGTGAAGCCTCCACCAATGTCTAACATGTTCATTGTGAAGCCAAATTCTCCCTAGGGAtgcaggagggggtggggggaggaaatcTTTAAACACTTTTCCAAATTGTAATGCATATAgggacatcacacacacacacacaaatcctctAAGGGAGGTAAAAAATCTCTGTTCTGACCTTTTGTAAATTTCTTGCTTTCTACTAACAGAAGCggattatttcattatattttcctGCTATTGTCTGTACTGTCTTTAGACATATACAAGTAACTACTGCATCTCTCTacacccattttttaaaatgtgcatgtcATAAATAAGTATGATCAGAATACTTTAGAAGTAGGAAAAAAGCTGAATATTTGTCTTAAATAACATCTTGgcttaaatatcaaaataatttaaGGGAAAAACTTACAGCCATGTCAAACACACATCGCGCATCAGATAGAGCATGTACATATACTTGAGATTCTTTGCAAGCACTTGAAACATGAAATCTGAAAGACAAAGAGTAATAAATTTGAAGCTGCAGTGAATTTGAGGCCCTTCCTTTCTAACTCACCACATTCACACACAGAATATTCACATTAACTTTACTCAATATTTAAAGCATCAGAAACATGAACCTCTAATTACCCAAGTTACAATACCAGCCTTTTAAAAAAGGCAGTGTTTgggtaataattttttaaataataagttatcaaaaaaaaaaaaaataagttatcaGTTATACTTCACAGCTATCAGATAGGGACATACTTTTTATATGGTAAAGTAACAATAAATTGTTACTTTATTAAAAGTAACAATCACCCAATAAAACTGGGTGACAAAATCTTCAATTTTGAATGCACAATTCTacctgaaaatataaaaatctattgtgggacttccctggtggtcccgtggttaagaatccacttgccaaggcaggggacacaggcctgatccctggtctgggaagatcccacatccaacagagcaactaagcccttgagctgcaactactaaagcccaagcATCtcttgtgctccacaacaagagaagtcagagTAACCTCTGCTCTCCAGAGTTAAGAGAAAGCCagcttgcagcaatgaagacccagtgtagccaaacacaaatctttttaaaaaaaattatctattgaGTAATAAATACAAAGTGAACATTAATTCAGTTGAGCAATACTGATAATTGTTAGTACCGCTCATTAATAGTGATACTTATCAAAGATTCAGACTATTTAAATacgagggaattccctggtggtccagtggttaggactctgcccttccactgcaggggcctgtGTTCGAACcctgtcaggaaactaagatttgaCAAGCCATGCTGCAagaccaaaaattaaataaaattaaatttaaaaatttaattaaaatatggtCCTTTCCGTATCAATTGTGGCAGTGGttacaaaaatgttaaaattcacAGAATACACCTCAAATCAATTTTCCTGTGTGTTAACAATAAAATTAACTGAAATATGAAAACTCTCAAATACTGTCAATATTGTCAGCTAAGGCAGAATTAAGTTTAACAGTGGTGATTCTTTATCCATCTTTAGGAACAATTTTAAAATCTGGCGGTCACTGCTCCAAATCTGATTCAGATCATGGTTTGGAAACTATGATCAAATCATTAattctctgggtcttagtttcctcatatataaaacTGAGAGGGTAAAATAGTCTACTGATTTTTTGAAGTGCCCCTTAGGGattaaaaaggggaaaataaaaagtcttggaatgggaaaaagaaaaattgaaatgacATGTCCAACAACCATTTTGGTGTTCATCAGAATTCTAGTAAATCCTTCCattcaatttaaaaacaagtgaTTTAAATTACTAACCAAACTgttatttactattttttctctttactagGTGAAGGGGAGATACATACAAGTACAAAATAGTATAAaggataaacatttattttcctaaaataagaaaactatgtATAGTAAATCAGAAATTTAATCTATTAGCATTTATACAAAAGAAAACTTAAACTGGTAAACAGAAAGACTAAGATTATCACcacaaaatgaagtttaaaactaCTTACttaactccaataatttggacaTCAAGTTCCTTAGCACATTCCAAAAGATGCCTACAGTTCTTCAGGGTAGTGCCAAACTTCAGGTTACCCTCTTCACCTCCCATACTATCTTCTGTTGCAATATGTAGTAAGACCCTAAGAGAAGGGGAAGATGATTGGGGCAGAGTTGGTTTACATCATCATCAGCACATGTGAAGCCTGAAGATTGTAGGAAGTGTGTTGATAATGTTGTCAGCGCTCCATAATCCAGCGTCGGATGAATCAAGTGAACCTAATGAAAAACAATCCTGTATAGAGAAAAAACTAGCAATTAGGGACTAAAGCATGAAGCTTACAAGGATgggaatttggaaaatgcaggaaGTTAAGACTCTGTTGTAGCAGCAAGAGTCGGTTGGGCTCTGTAATGAAAGACGACATTACTTTCAAATGAAGTCCATCAGTCCCTAAATCCACCTAGAAAGACTAAATTGAATAGCAATGCCATTACTGTCTTTCAGTAAAAACTATGAGCACTTTAAATGCTTCAAATTTCCTAAAAAAGTTCTAGCTAGTTAACCTTCTACCACTTATTTGGAACCATTCCTCCAATTAATCACATAGATGtaacaagaaaaaaacattttttggaCGTATCTTAATAGCAGCCTTTTAGACTACTGATTCAAATCTATTTGGTATTTCCTTCCAAACCATGACAACCATGACAGTGATCAAGACTGTCAGGCAATCTCTGAGTAACCAcaaatcactttaaaaaacaattatacaAAACTGATATTTGTAAAAGCAAAATTATTCTACCTACAGAATACCTTTCAAAGAATACCattaaagtaagaaaattatCAATATAAGGAAATATGGACATTATACACATTTTTGGTAACATATAACACACaataacttattaaaaagcaattttGTACTAATATACTTTTAGCATATTCTATATAAAATCCTCTTGATATACCAGTTCATGGTAATATTTATTTTGccttaaaatttctgttttttgtttaaaGCATGGCGAACttatcgaacccatgccccctgcattgggagctcagtcttaaccaccagaccaccagagaagtcccaaatttttgtttttaaacagtaaAGTTTTTAGTTAGAAAATAAATCTTGGGACCCATGTAAGGTACAAGTAAAGACATTAAACCTCATTTTTGAAGAGAAGGGACTTAAGGACTAGGTTCCTAAGACACTGACACAAAGGACAACCATCTAAGAAACCGAGGCTAAGGGCAGATTAAACCTTCAGCTAGAAGGAAAAAAGCTAAGCAAAACACATTATGTTCCCAATGTGACAAATAACTAGAATAGTTAATATAATTGTGAAAATATAACCATAGCTTTAATTTGACCATTCTGCCAACCAGATATTCTTCCTTGAATTAAACATTATACACAAATTATATCCCAAAATGCCCTTATCTCATCCCAGTTGCCCGTGAAGGATCAGAAGTAGCCAATAAAAATGCTAGTAGTATTTCCCGTGTAGTAAGTTACAATAATTACAACATATACCACTGCTCTATATAAAAGCCTCCCCCTCTTCCCAGACTAAAGACAACCCCAAATCCTaggtaaaaaaatatttctttgtaccTAATTTTACACTTACTTGGCATTTGGGTGGTTACGTGCAATTTTCTTCAATTCAACTTCATTGTCACATGTCATGATATTAACTCCAACTTTTGCTGCATACTTTATCTGAGACACTTGCTTGCAAGGACTTATGTAAATAATGTTTTCTGGAGATACACCCAATTCTTGCACTAAAGCCATTTCAGtctaaaaacagattttaaacagTGTCATCTAAAAGGTAAGCTTTCATTACTTTTCAGTCACTGCCATATACCTTTATTTTCTGGTTAAATTCAAATTATGTAAGGTTAAATTACGATTACATACATCACAGTTCATATTCTGGTAATGCTTGCTATATTATACTCtgttaaaaagcttttaaaaggtatataggcatatctcattttattgtgctctacagataattccatttttaaaactgaagatttgtggcaaccctgtgttgAGCAAGTCTGTTGGCACCACTTTTTTCAACAGCATTTTTTTGAGGTGTGTACATTatattttagacataatgctactgcCTACTTAATAGACCACAACATAGTATAAACAACTTTTATACAaactgggaaataaaaaaattcacgTGACTCGCTCttctgcagtggtctggaactcaATCCACAgcatctctgaggtatgcctgtcaTTACCATCAGAGAAATCTCCCAGTTTAGGATATTATCTTGCTGTCATCAGAAGTAACTTGATCAAACTAGCTCTAGGCTAAGAATGAGGAACAAATAGAAGTTTCTGATTAAAGATAAAGAAAGCTCATAGAGTGTCATCTCACCTTAACGTTCCTTTCATTGATATACTTGAAAGTTTGTAACTTTCCAGCATTAAATGGCAAatttaaatgagttaaaaaatgCATCCACAGGTCAAACTTCCTCGCAATTGTTCTCCTACTGCTATTGGTCACCAAAtgttgtttttagttgctaagtcatgtctgactctttgcaacaggctcctctgtccatgcaatttcccagacaagaatacaggaacaggatgccatttccttctccagggtgtctttccaacccagggatcgaacccgagtctcctgcagtggcaggtggatttctctaccactgaaccaacagggaagccccatcaaacATTAGTCAATTTTAAAATGCTGCAGTTCAATAACAAAGTAATGAAAATGACTTACTTTACTAGAACAAGCAAATCCAGTTCCAAGAGCTGCCAAAATCTCAAGCACAGCGGGAGTGGAGTTGCACTTCACCGTGTAGAATGGCTTTATCTGAGCCACTATGTTCTGCCACTGACTGTGCTTCTTCACAATCTTTCCAAGATCTCCcacaaaaaatgcatttttccctGTCTATTATAgtgatgaaaaaaagaaacataagaacTACTGAAAACAGAGTGTTAAGTAAGAAAGAACTCCCCTTTTCCTCCACAAATGAGCCAAGATAAATATTTACATACCACCACATTTAAggcttgtttctttttatttatttttttggggggggggggggacttgtttctttttaaacttgaCTGTTTGCTGTTCTATGCTGACATAAAAAAATATtctcttagattaaaaaaattaaaaaaaacagtgtcAATGAGAGTGACTTTCTACTTCAGAACTGCTCCAATTTTACTTCTGGTGACTGGAAGGGAAGATTACTTATATCGTTCCATGCATTCCTTAACTGTTAAACCTCCTTTAACAGTACAGGATCTAATTTCCTAAAAAGGTGAGTAGAACAAGGAATGCTAAACAAAAAGCCATATCCCCAATGTGAACTACAGTTAGACACACTAAAACAAG of Muntiacus reevesi chromosome 12, mMunRee1.1, whole genome shotgun sequence contains these proteins:
- the AZIN1 gene encoding antizyme inhibitor 1 isoform X1, which gives rise to MKGFIDDANYSVGLLDEGTNLGNVIDNYVYEHTLTGKNAFFVGDLGKIVKKHSQWQNIVAQIKPFYTVKCNSTPAVLEILAALGTGFACSSKTEMALVQELGVSPENIIYISPCKQVSQIKYAAKVGVNIMTCDNEVELKKIARNHPNAKVLLHIATEDSMGGEEGNLKFGTTLKNCRHLLECAKELDVQIIGVKFHVSSACKESQVYVHALSDARCVFDMAGEFGFTMNMLDIGGGFTGTEFQLEEVNHVISPLLDVYFPEGSGIKIISEPGSYFVSSAFTLAVNIVAKKVVENDKFSSGVGKTGSDEPAFMYYMNDGVYGSFASKLSEDLNTIPEVHKKCKADEPLFTSSLWGPSCDELDQIVENCLLPELNVGDWLIFDNMGADSVHEPSAFNDFQRPAIYYMMSYSDWYEMQDAGITSDTMMKNFFFVPSCIQLSQEDNFSTEA